A single genomic interval of Candidatus Polarisedimenticolia bacterium harbors:
- a CDS encoding NAD(P)/FAD-dependent oxidoreductase produces the protein MTQARYDAIIVGGGHNGLITAGYLAKEKMKVLVLERRPIVGGACVTEELIPGHRVTRTSYVCSLLLPEVIRDFRMKDYGFQVLVPEPHSFYPYPDGQYMLWSADEAKTQLEIAKFSKKDAEAFPRFNAELLELQPFVDEILRTTPPMFPPKGIRELLEFGRLGRKMLKLGDRKLKLFMELMTSSCYDYLSKRFESDRVMAALSINGLIGTCVGPMTPGSAAIMLHHSIGSSIEGQTGAWGYVKGGMSGIANALLRSVQDLGVEVKTNAEVSRFIVDNGVCRGVYLANGDEYRSRLVASNLDPRRTFLKLCDKGTLPEDFTDAIKSFRIQGSSIKVNCALSELPNWTAIPGQDPDASHQQAMIEIAPSVEYLERAYDDLKYGRPSARPMLDCNIASTMDDTLCPKGHHVLSMFVQYGPYKLKEGTWPEIREKVGDQIIDTLAEYAPNIKKAIIGREVISPWDLEQIFGLTEGNIFHGEMTPDQLFFLRPAQRWAQYRTPLRGLYLCGSGAHPGGGVMGAPARNAAREILKDVRR, from the coding sequence ATGACCCAGGCGCGCTACGACGCCATCATCGTGGGAGGGGGCCACAACGGCCTGATCACCGCCGGGTATCTGGCCAAGGAAAAGATGAAGGTCCTGGTGCTCGAGCGCCGGCCGATCGTCGGCGGCGCCTGCGTCACCGAGGAGCTGATCCCTGGCCACCGCGTCACCCGCACGTCCTACGTCTGCAGCCTTCTGCTTCCCGAGGTCATCCGCGATTTTCGCATGAAGGACTACGGGTTCCAGGTCCTGGTCCCGGAGCCGCACTCTTTCTATCCTTATCCCGACGGGCAGTACATGCTGTGGTCGGCCGACGAGGCGAAGACCCAGCTCGAGATCGCCAAGTTCTCGAAGAAGGACGCCGAGGCGTTCCCCCGCTTCAACGCGGAGCTTCTCGAGCTGCAGCCGTTCGTCGACGAGATCCTGCGCACCACCCCGCCCATGTTCCCGCCCAAGGGGATCCGCGAGCTGCTGGAGTTCGGCAGGCTCGGGCGGAAGATGCTGAAGCTCGGCGATCGCAAGCTGAAGCTCTTCATGGAGCTGATGACCTCCTCGTGCTACGACTACCTGTCGAAGCGCTTCGAGTCGGACCGGGTCATGGCGGCGTTGTCGATCAACGGCCTCATCGGCACCTGCGTCGGCCCGATGACCCCGGGCTCGGCCGCGATCATGCTGCACCATTCGATCGGCAGCAGCATCGAGGGGCAGACCGGCGCCTGGGGCTACGTCAAGGGGGGCATGAGCGGCATCGCCAACGCCCTGCTGCGCTCCGTCCAGGACCTGGGCGTCGAGGTGAAGACCAACGCCGAGGTGTCCCGCTTCATCGTCGACAACGGCGTCTGCCGCGGCGTCTATCTGGCGAACGGCGACGAGTACCGCTCCCGGCTGGTCGCCAGCAACCTCGACCCGCGCCGCACCTTCCTGAAGCTGTGCGACAAGGGGACGCTGCCCGAGGATTTCACGGACGCGATCAAGAGCTTCCGCATCCAGGGCTCGTCGATCAAGGTGAACTGCGCCCTCTCCGAGCTGCCGAACTGGACGGCGATCCCGGGACAGGACCCGGACGCGTCGCACCAGCAGGCGATGATCGAGATCGCCCCGTCGGTCGAGTACCTGGAGCGCGCCTACGACGACCTCAAGTACGGCCGGCCGTCGGCGCGCCCGATGCTCGACTGCAACATCGCCTCGACCATGGACGACACGCTCTGCCCCAAGGGGCACCACGTCCTGTCGATGTTCGTGCAGTACGGCCCCTACAAGCTGAAGGAAGGGACCTGGCCCGAGATCCGCGAGAAAGTGGGGGACCAGATCATCGACACCCTGGCGGAGTACGCCCCCAACATCAAGAAGGCGATCATCGGCCGCGAGGTCATCAGCCCGTGGGACCTGGAGCAGATCTTCGGCCTGACCGAGGGGAACATCTTCCACGGGGAGATGACCCCGGACCAGCTCTTCTTCCTGCGCCCGGCGCAGCGCTGGGCCCAGTACCGCACGCCGCTGCGCGGCCTCTACCTGTGCGGCTCCGGCGCCCACCCCGGCGGCGGCGTCATGGGTGCCCCCGCCCGCAACGCCGCGCGGGAGATTCTCAAGGACGTGCGACGGTAG